A stretch of the Candidatus Scalindua japonica genome encodes the following:
- the pepF gene encoding oligoendopeptidase F, translating into MSKNKTRDEIEDKYKWDLSVLYESDECWEGDYKKLETQLSQLLEFKGFLSESRKLDQFMRTYIDFSIVKENLYVYANVRFFEDTGNTTYEEMKGRIELLVSKISSETVFIKKELSSLSEEDIEKIINENSQLSGYRFFLDGYARYRPHILSEESEKVLAELGIALGKPDDIFSAFNDNNISFELFEHNGKEVHLSHAKYAQILESPDRELRQKAFEYYYKPFLQNIDVLANTYATTVLTNIKLTKIRHYKSMLESALFPDYLPTTVFTNLVEVAKENIDVISDFNSLKREALGVKELHFYDNYIPLVPDVDKEYSYEETIDLVRTALQPLGSEYIEKYDATVNARVIDVFESVGKRSGAFSWGSYASRGLVFLNHTGKFSDVSTFAHEFGHCLHRDYSIQNQPFIYYQNPIFLAEIASTFNEALLFDHMSKIADSLEEKKFFLYHNMKRIEATFFRQTMFASFEKEIHVMAESGQVLIAKSITDIYRKNLEAYLGEGMVIDEQLHCEWARIPHFYNAFYVYKYATSLSAAIALAERVSSFEEGAVEDYLKFLGAGSHKEPLEILKDAGVDLTGKKVYEVTINKFRKLLEEYKSL; encoded by the coding sequence ATGAGTAAAAATAAAACCAGAGATGAGATAGAAGATAAATACAAATGGGACCTGTCTGTTTTGTACGAATCAGACGAATGTTGGGAAGGTGATTACAAAAAGTTGGAAACTCAGCTTTCCCAACTTCTGGAGTTCAAAGGTTTTCTGTCTGAATCCCGTAAACTCGATCAGTTCATGCGGACATATATTGACTTTTCTATCGTTAAAGAAAATTTATATGTATACGCGAACGTACGTTTTTTTGAAGATACCGGTAATACAACATATGAAGAGATGAAGGGTAGAATTGAACTGCTGGTTTCAAAGATTTCATCAGAAACTGTTTTTATAAAAAAAGAGCTATCCTCTCTATCAGAAGAAGATATCGAGAAAATAATTAATGAAAACTCTCAATTGTCAGGGTATCGATTTTTTCTGGATGGCTATGCCAGGTACCGACCCCATATCCTTTCTGAAGAGTCAGAAAAGGTTTTGGCAGAACTGGGGATTGCTCTGGGAAAACCTGATGATATTTTCTCGGCCTTTAATGATAACAATATTTCATTCGAGCTATTTGAACATAATGGAAAAGAGGTCCACCTTTCTCACGCTAAGTATGCCCAGATATTAGAATCACCTGATCGGGAACTTCGTCAAAAGGCATTCGAATACTATTACAAGCCTTTCCTGCAGAATATAGATGTGCTGGCAAATACCTATGCCACAACAGTACTCACAAATATCAAACTGACTAAGATCCGTCACTACAAGTCGATGCTGGAAAGTGCTCTCTTTCCCGATTATCTTCCAACCACGGTCTTCACAAATCTGGTTGAGGTTGCGAAAGAGAATATCGATGTGATCAGTGATTTCAATTCTCTGAAACGGGAAGCGCTTGGAGTTAAGGAACTGCACTTCTATGATAATTATATTCCCCTGGTTCCTGATGTTGATAAGGAGTATTCCTATGAAGAGACAATTGATCTGGTCCGTACGGCACTACAACCCCTTGGCTCAGAATATATAGAGAAGTACGATGCTACAGTTAACGCACGGGTAATTGATGTTTTTGAATCGGTGGGTAAAAGATCGGGGGCGTTTTCATGGGGGAGTTACGCGAGTCGAGGGCTGGTTTTTCTGAATCACACGGGAAAGTTTTCTGATGTTTCAACATTTGCGCATGAGTTTGGTCATTGCCTGCATCGGGATTACTCTATTCAAAATCAACCATTTATCTATTACCAGAACCCGATCTTTCTGGCAGAGATAGCCTCAACATTTAACGAGGCTCTATTATTTGATCATATGTCAAAGATTGCTGATTCACTAGAGGAGAAAAAGTTCTTTCTCTATCACAACATGAAAAGGATTGAAGCCACTTTCTTCAGACAGACCATGTTCGCAAGTTTTGAGAAAGAGATTCATGTGATGGCTGAATCAGGCCAGGTATTAATCGCGAAGAGTATCACTGATATCTACCGCAAGAATCTTGAAGCTTATCTTGGAGAAGGAATGGTTATCGATGAACAGTTGCATTGCGAGTGGGCACGGATACCCCATTTCTACAATGCTTTTTATGTCTACAAATACGCTACCAGTTTGTCCGCCGCAATAGCCCTGGCTGAACGTGTAAGCTCATTTGAGGAAGGTGCGGTGGAAGATTATCTGAAATTTCTGGGAGCAGGTTCACACAAAGAACCACTTGAAATACTGAAAGATGCCGGAGTCGACTTGACGGGAAAAAAGGTGTATGAAGTGACGATAAATAAATTCAGGAAATTATTAGAAGAATATAAATCCTTATAG
- a CDS encoding ribonuclease H family protein yields the protein MPKKYYVVWVGRETGVFTSWAYTRKLIDKFPQAKYKSFKTRDEADTAYTTGRYTYGKNMVKGEAKASTIKTQTAVKSAAAKPPDMPIASSKSFSVNIYCDGACDPNPGEAGSGLSVYRDGKLSELWYGLYNSQGTNNSAELNALHQALTIAKGEIENGKDVQILCDSRYAIDCITNWAFSWKKKGWKRKKDGDIKNLEIIQQAHELYNRIRNNVLVLHVQAHIGIEGNELADRMSVFGIDQQAQSFCRYSDIIDKQKILAFRTG from the coding sequence ATGCCGAAAAAATATTATGTCGTATGGGTCGGTCGTGAAACCGGTGTGTTCACCAGTTGGGCTTATACCAGAAAGCTGATTGATAAGTTTCCACAAGCAAAGTACAAATCGTTCAAAACGCGTGATGAGGCAGACACTGCTTATACCACAGGACGCTATACTTATGGCAAAAACATGGTGAAAGGGGAGGCAAAAGCGTCCACGATAAAGACGCAAACGGCCGTGAAGAGTGCAGCTGCAAAACCGCCAGATATGCCTATTGCATCATCGAAAAGCTTTAGTGTTAATATTTACTGTGATGGCGCCTGTGATCCAAACCCGGGAGAAGCAGGATCGGGTTTGTCCGTTTATCGTGATGGAAAGCTGTCAGAACTATGGTATGGTCTATATAATTCACAGGGGACAAACAACTCAGCAGAACTTAACGCTTTACATCAAGCATTAACCATTGCAAAAGGAGAAATAGAAAATGGCAAAGATGTTCAAATATTATGTGATTCACGATACGCGATTGATTGTATAACTAATTGGGCATTTAGCTGGAAGAAAAAGGGGTGGAAGAGAAAGAAGGATGGAGACATAAAAAATCTTGAAATTATTCAGCAGGCTCATGAATTATATAACAGGATAAGAAACAATGTTCTTGTTTTACATGTTCAAGCTCATATTGGGATCGAAGGTAATGAGTTGGCAGATCGTATGTCTGTTTTTGGTATAGACCAGCAAGCTCAGTCTTTCTGCAGATATTCTGATATAATCGATAAACAGAAAATACTAGCTTTTCGGACTGGGTGA